The following are encoded together in the Microcaecilia unicolor chromosome 12, aMicUni1.1, whole genome shotgun sequence genome:
- the MED20 gene encoding mediator of RNA polymerase II transcription subunit 20, with translation MGVTCVSQIPVAEGKSVQQTVEMLTRKLELLGAEKQGTFCVDCETYHTATTTMGNPAQPGKLMYVMHSSEYPLSCFALFENGPCLITDTNFDVLMMKLKGFFQNAKANKIESRGTRYQFCDFLVKIGTVTMGPSARGISVEVEYCPCVVANDCWNLMMEFMQSFMGSHTPGIPSVFGSKHDSVYSPADTMIQYMELLNKIRKQQQVSSTGMR, from the exons ATGGGGGTCACATG TGTATCCCAGATACCAGTAGCAGAAGGGAAGAGTGTTCAGCAGACGGTGGAGATGCTGACACGGAAACTAGAGCTGCTTGGAGCTGAAAAACAGGGCACCTTCTGCGTGGATTGTGAGACTTACCacactgctaccaccaccatggGAAATCCAG CACAACCTGGGAAGCTGATGTACGTGATGCACAGCTCTGAGTACCCACTTAGCTGCTTTGCCCTCTTTGAGAATGGTCCCTGCCTCATCACAGATACCAACTTTGATGTCCTGATGATGAAGCTGAAAGGCTTTTTCCAGAATGCCAAGGCTAATAAGATCGAGAGCCGTGGAACGCGCTACCAGTTTTGTGACTTCCTGGTGAAAATTGGCACAGTTACTATGGGACCCAGTGCCCGTGGGATATCAGTGGAG GTTGAATATTGTCCCTGTGTGGTGGCTAATGACTGCTGGAACTTGATGATGGAGTTCATGCAAAGCTTCATGGGTAGCCACACTCCTGGAATCCCATCTGTATTTGGTTCCAAACATGATAGTGTTTACAGCCCAGCCGACACCATGATCCAATACATGGAATTGCTGAATAAGATTCGCAAGCAGCAGCAAGTATCGAGCACTGGAATGAGATGA
- the BYSL gene encoding bystin: MPKGRRERERGAAPRPPPLAEHILQAEAPRPSARNKRRGDPGGQVLDGGGYVDQKLSRRILEQARLQQDELEDEHGAVAPRLRTTVLGSRAAASDSEDEEWPSLTAQLEEEEEEEGAEAVLVSLEDEKAIEMFMNKNPPLRRTLADIIMEKITEKQSEVETAMSDISGRPMPQLNPRVLEVYKGVKEVLSKYRSGKLPKAFKIVPALSNWEQILYITEPETWTAAALYQATRIFSSNLKEKMAQRFYNLVLLPRVRDDIAEYKRLNFHLYMAVKKALFKPGAWFKGFLIPLCESGTCTLREAVIVGSIITKCSIPVLHSSAAMLKIAELEYNGASSIFLRLLIDKKYALPFRVVDALVFHFLSFRTDGRMLPVLWHQCLLTFAQRYKEDLSSEQKEALLELLRVHPHPQISAEVRRELLNSGSRDAEVVQPVLME; the protein is encoded by the exons ATGCCCAAGGGCCGGAGGGAGAGGGAGCGGGGGGCAGCGCCCCGACCGCCCCCCCTGGCAGAACACATCCTGCAGGCCGAAGCCCCGAGGCCCAGCGCCCGGAATAAGCGAAGGGGCGACCCCGGGGGGCAGGTGCTGGATGGCGGGGGCTACGTGGACCAGAAGTTGTCCCGGAGGATCCTGGAACAGGCCCGGCTGCAGCAGGACGAACTGGAGGACGAGCACGGGGCGGTGGCTCCGCGCCTCAGGACTACGGTGCTGG GCTCCAGAGCTGCTGCTTCGGACTCCGAGGATGAGGAGTGGCCGTCCCTGACCGCtcagctggaggaggaggaagaggaggagggggcggAGGCAGTGCTGGTGAGCCTGGAGGATGAGAAAGCGATTGAGATGTTCATGAACAAGAATCCCCCCCTCAG GCGCACTCTGGCAGATATTATTATGGAGAAGATCACTGAAAAACAGTCAGAAGTGGAGACGGCAATGTCAGATATTTCTGGGAGACCCATGCCTCAGCTGAATCCCCGGGTTCTCGAAGTCTACAAGGGAGTAAAAGAA GTGCTGTCAAAATACCGAAGTGGAAAACTGCCAAAAGCCTTTAAAATCGTCCCTGCACTGTCCAACTGGGAGCAGATTTTATACATCACGGAGCCCGAGACTTGGACTGCAGCTGCGTTATACCAAGCCACCCG GATTTTCTCCTCTAACCTGAAAGAGAAGATGGCCCAAAGGTTTTATAACTTGGTTCTTCTGCCTCGTGTGCGAGATGATATCGCAGAATACAAACGCCTCAACTTTCATCTCTACATGGCTGTGAAGAAGGCTTTATTCAAGCCTGGTGCCTGGTTCAAAG GATTCCTGATCCCTCTCTGTGAGTCGGGAACATGTACCCTCAGAGAAGCCGTGATCGTGGGCAGCATTATTACCAAGTGCTCCATCCCAGTGCTTCATTCCAG TGCTGCCATGCTGAAGATCGCAGAGCTGGAGTATAATGGAGCCAGCAGCATCTTTCTGCGACTGCTGATCGATAAGAAGTATGCGTTACCCTTCCGGGTGGTGGATGCCCTCGTCTTCCATTTCTTGTCTTTTCGTACAGACGGTCGGATGCTGCCCGTTCTGTGGCACCAGTGCCTCCTCACCTTTGCCCAGCGCTACAAGGAGGATCTGTCTTCTGAGCAGAAAGAGGCTTTGCTGGAACTGTTGCGggttcacccccacccccagatcTCTGCCGAAGTGCGACGGGAGCTGCTCAACTCCGGCTCTCGAGATGCTGAGGTCGTGCAGCCAGTGCTGATGGAGTGA